In Chrysemys picta bellii isolate R12L10 chromosome 3, ASM1138683v2, whole genome shotgun sequence, a single genomic region encodes these proteins:
- the LOC135982543 gene encoding uncharacterized protein LOC135982543, with the protein MQSSPAVMAMQSVNRKRAPAWTDREVLDLIAVWGDESVLSELRSKRRNAKIYEKISKDMAERGYSRDATQCRVKIKELRQGYQKTKEANGRSGSHPQTSRFYEALHSILGAAATTTPPVTVDSEDGILSTAGSSDMLGDGEDEEGDEEGEAVGSSHNADFPDSQDLFITLTEIPYKASPAITPDTESGEGSATPSATVSQPSLESHSQRLARIRRRKKRTREDMFSELMASSQAQAAQQTQWRENLTRMHQANMDREERWRQEDQQATLTLLGLLREQTDTLRRLVDVLQERRQEDRAPLQSISNRPPPPPSPIPTSPKVQRRRGGRVPANSHSTPAESSSSRRLSFPKI; encoded by the exons atgcagagctctccagcagtgatggccatgcagtctgtgaatagaaagagagccccagcatggactgatcgtgaagtcttggatctcatcgctgtgtggggcgatgagtccgtgctttccgagctgcgatccaaaagaaggaatgcaaagatctacgagaagatctctaaagacatggcagagagaggatacagccgggatgcaacgcagtgccgcgtgaaaatcaaggagctgagacaaggctaccagaagaccaaagaggcaaacggacgctccggatcccatccccagacatcccgtttctacgaggcactgcattccatcctcggtgctgccgccaccactaccccaccagtgaccgtggactctgaggatgggatactgtccacggccggttcctcagacatgttaggggacggggaagatgaggaaggagatgaggagggcgaggcagttggcagctctcacaacgctgatttccccgacagccaggatctcttcatcacccttacagagatcccctacaaagcgtccccagccattaccccggacacagaatctggtgaaggatcagcca ccccgtctgcgactgtctcacaacctagcctggaatcacactcccagaggctagcgcggattaggcgtaggaagaagaggacacgggaggacatgttctctgagcttatggcctcttcccaagcccaggcagcacagcagacccagtggcgggagaacttgacccgaatgcaccaagccaacatggatcgggaggagaggtggcggcaggaagaccagcaggcgactctaacgctgcttggactactgagggagcaaacggacacactccggcgccttgtggatgttctgcaggaacggaggcaggaggacagagccccgctgcagtccatctctaaccgccctcccccgccaccaagtcccatacccacctcacccaaagtgcaaagaaggagaggcggcagagtccctgctaactctcactccacccctgcagagagctctagtagcagaaggctctcatttcccaaaatttga